From a region of the Dickeya poaceiphila genome:
- the nlpI gene encoding lipoprotein NlpI produces the protein MKPFLRWCYVATAIMLAGCSNTDWRKDALLAVPLQPTLQQEVILARMEQILASRAITPDERAQLLYERGVLYDSLGLRALARNDFSQALSIRPDMPEVFNYLGIYLTQAGNFDAAYEAFDSVLELDPTYNYARLNRGIALYYGGRYQLAQDDLLAFYRDDPNDPFRSLWLYLVEREINPEKAKLALKERYEGAKKGVWGWTIVEFYLGDINEKTLMQRVQEEAKDNTSLAEHLSETDFYLGKHYLSLGDKNTAEALFKLTVANNVHNFVEHRYALLELAQLGQEQDDLSGSDQQ, from the coding sequence ATGAAGCCTTTCTTGCGCTGGTGTTATGTTGCGACAGCAATTATGCTGGCAGGATGCAGCAACACGGATTGGCGCAAAGATGCATTGCTGGCGGTACCGTTGCAGCCGACGCTGCAGCAGGAAGTCATTCTGGCACGCATGGAGCAAATCCTGGCGAGCCGGGCAATTACTCCCGATGAACGGGCACAGCTGTTATATGAGCGCGGAGTGCTGTATGATAGTCTTGGGTTACGGGCGTTGGCGCGAAATGATTTTTCACAAGCGCTTTCTATCCGTCCCGATATGCCGGAAGTGTTTAACTATCTCGGCATTTACTTAACGCAGGCAGGCAATTTTGATGCTGCCTATGAAGCGTTTGATTCTGTATTAGAGCTTGATCCAACTTACAATTATGCGCGTTTGAATCGGGGCATCGCTTTGTACTATGGCGGTCGCTACCAGTTGGCGCAGGATGATCTGCTGGCGTTTTATCGCGACGATCCTAATGATCCTTTCCGTTCCCTGTGGCTTTACCTGGTGGAGAGAGAAATCAATCCAGAGAAGGCCAAACTGGCGTTGAAAGAACGCTACGAGGGCGCAAAGAAAGGTGTGTGGGGATGGACGATTGTCGAATTCTACCTGGGCGATATCAACGAAAAAACGTTGATGCAGCGTGTGCAGGAAGAAGCTAAGGATAACACTTCGCTCGCCGAGCATCTCAGTGAAACTGACTTCTATTTAGGTAAGCACTACCTAAGTCTGGGGGACAAGAACACCGCCGAGGCGTTGTTCAAGCTGACGGTTGCTAACAATGTTCACAATTTTGTTGAGCACCGCTATGCATTGTTGGAATTGGCGCAGTTAGGCCAAGAGCAAGACGACCTATCAGGATCGGACCAGCAATAG
- the rpsO gene encoding 30S ribosomal protein S15 yields the protein MSLSVEAKAKIVAEFGRGTNDSGSTEVQVALLTAQINHLQGHFAEHKKDHHSRRGLLRMVSQRRKLLDYLKRKDLARYTTLIERLGLRR from the coding sequence ATGTCTCTAAGCGTTGAAGCAAAAGCGAAAATTGTTGCGGAATTTGGTCGTGGCACAAATGACAGTGGTTCTACCGAAGTTCAGGTTGCCCTGCTGACTGCGCAGATTAATCATCTGCAGGGTCACTTTGCCGAGCATAAGAAAGATCACCACAGCCGCCGCGGTCTGCTGCGTATGGTTTCTCAGCGTCGTAAGCTGCTGGACTACCTGAAGCGTAAAGATCTGGCACGCTACACCACCCTGATTGAACGTCTGGGTCTGCGTCGCTAA
- the infB gene encoding translation initiation factor IF-2: MTDVTLKSLAAEIQTPVDRLIQQFADAGITKSASDSVTQNEKETLLAHLNRERGSAPGKLTLQRKTRSTLNIPSTGGKSKSVQIEVRKKRTYVKRDPHEEQQVAVEEEQARREAEEQAQRAAEEQAKREAEDKARREEEEKAKRAVAEEQAKREAAEKAKRDVAEKEKVSNQQNDSMTKPAQAEKARREAEAAELKRKAEEAARRKVEEEARRIAEEARRMAEENAGRWEKEGDDTEDADYHVTTSHHAREAEDENDRQVEGGRGRGRGGKVTKQKKGNRLSESKADREEARAVTRGGKGKRKPSTLQQGFNKPVQAVNRDVVIGETITVAELANKMAVKGSQVIKTMMRLGAMATINQVIDQETAQLVAEEMGHKVILRRENELEEAVMSDRDTGLSSESESRAPVVTIMGHVDHGKTSLLDYIRSTKVAAGEAGGITQHIGAYHVETDNGMITFLDTPGHAAFTAMRARGAQATDIVVLVVAADDGVMPQTIEAIQHAKAAKVPVVVAVNKIDKPEADPDRVKNELSQYGVIPEEWGGESQFVHVSAKSGAGIDELLEAILLQAEVLELKAIRSGMASGVVIESFLDKGRGPVATVLVREGTLNKGDIVLCGFEYGRVRAMRDELGREITEAGPSIPVEILGLSGVPAAGDEATVVRDEKKAREVALYRQGKFREVKLARQQKSKLENMFANMNEGEVSELNIVMKADVQGSVEAISDSLLKLSTDEVKVKIVGSGVGGITETDATLAAASNAIILGFNVRADASARRIVEAESLDLRYYSVIYDLIDEVKQAMSGMLAPEYKQEIIGLAEVRDVFKSPKFGAIAGCMVTEGVVKRHNPIRVLRDNVVIFEGELESLRRFKDDVNEVRNGMECGIGVKNYNDVRTGDMIEVFETIEIKRTIE, translated from the coding sequence ATGACAGATGTAACCCTGAAATCACTGGCTGCAGAGATCCAGACGCCGGTTGACCGCCTGATACAGCAATTTGCTGATGCGGGAATTACCAAGTCTGCGTCGGACTCTGTGACTCAGAACGAAAAAGAAACACTGCTGGCGCACCTTAACCGCGAACGCGGTAGTGCGCCGGGGAAATTGACACTGCAACGTAAAACGCGTAGCACATTAAATATTCCTAGCACCGGTGGTAAGAGTAAATCGGTGCAGATTGAAGTCCGCAAGAAGCGCACCTACGTAAAACGCGATCCTCATGAAGAGCAGCAGGTTGCTGTTGAGGAAGAGCAGGCACGGCGTGAAGCGGAAGAACAGGCGCAGCGCGCCGCCGAGGAACAAGCCAAACGTGAGGCTGAAGACAAAGCCAGGCGTGAGGAAGAAGAGAAGGCAAAGCGCGCAGTTGCTGAAGAGCAAGCCAAACGTGAGGCCGCTGAAAAAGCTAAGCGTGACGTAGCGGAAAAAGAGAAAGTGAGCAATCAACAAAACGATAGTATGACTAAACCAGCTCAGGCTGAGAAAGCGCGTCGTGAAGCGGAAGCGGCTGAACTCAAGCGTAAGGCGGAAGAAGCGGCTCGTCGTAAGGTCGAGGAAGAAGCTCGCCGTATTGCGGAAGAAGCTCGCCGGATGGCAGAAGAAAATGCCGGACGCTGGGAAAAAGAAGGCGATGATACCGAGGACGCCGATTACCACGTAACCACCTCTCATCACGCACGTGAAGCTGAAGATGAGAATGATCGTCAGGTTGAAGGTGGTCGCGGTCGTGGTCGCGGTGGCAAAGTGACTAAACAGAAAAAAGGCAACCGCCTGTCTGAATCGAAAGCTGATCGTGAAGAAGCCCGTGCGGTAACTCGCGGCGGCAAAGGCAAGCGTAAGCCGAGTACGCTGCAACAGGGTTTCAATAAGCCGGTGCAGGCGGTCAACCGTGATGTCGTGATTGGCGAAACCATTACCGTTGCTGAGCTGGCCAATAAAATGGCGGTCAAAGGCTCTCAGGTCATCAAGACTATGATGAGGCTGGGCGCGATGGCTACCATCAACCAGGTGATCGATCAGGAAACCGCACAACTGGTTGCAGAAGAAATGGGTCATAAAGTGATCCTGCGCCGTGAAAACGAGCTGGAAGAAGCGGTGATGAGTGATCGTGATACCGGGTTGTCTTCTGAATCTGAATCACGTGCGCCGGTAGTCACCATCATGGGTCACGTTGACCATGGTAAGACCTCGTTGCTGGATTACATTCGCTCGACCAAAGTGGCTGCCGGCGAGGCTGGTGGTATTACCCAGCATATCGGTGCCTACCACGTCGAAACGGATAACGGCATGATTACCTTCCTGGATACACCGGGGCACGCCGCGTTTACTGCCATGCGTGCCCGTGGTGCGCAGGCGACAGATATCGTGGTGCTGGTTGTTGCAGCTGATGACGGTGTGATGCCTCAGACCATCGAAGCTATTCAACATGCCAAGGCTGCTAAAGTACCGGTGGTGGTTGCCGTAAACAAAATCGATAAACCGGAAGCTGATCCGGATCGCGTTAAAAACGAACTGTCCCAGTACGGTGTTATTCCGGAAGAGTGGGGTGGTGAGTCTCAGTTTGTGCATGTTTCCGCCAAAAGCGGTGCAGGCATTGACGAACTGCTGGAAGCCATCCTGCTGCAAGCTGAAGTACTGGAACTGAAAGCTATTCGCAGCGGTATGGCCAGCGGTGTGGTGATCGAATCCTTCCTGGACAAGGGCCGTGGTCCGGTGGCTACTGTGCTGGTACGTGAAGGTACCCTGAATAAGGGGGATATTGTGTTGTGTGGCTTCGAATATGGCCGAGTTCGCGCTATGCGTGATGAACTGGGTCGTGAAATTACTGAAGCGGGTCCATCTATTCCGGTAGAGATTCTGGGGCTGTCCGGCGTGCCGGCTGCGGGCGACGAAGCGACAGTGGTACGTGACGAGAAGAAAGCTCGTGAAGTCGCGCTTTATCGTCAGGGTAAGTTCCGCGAAGTGAAACTGGCGCGCCAGCAGAAATCCAAGCTGGAAAATATGTTCGCCAACATGAACGAAGGCGAAGTATCCGAACTGAACATCGTCATGAAAGCCGACGTTCAAGGCTCTGTGGAAGCGATTTCCGATTCGTTGCTGAAGCTGTCCACCGACGAAGTCAAAGTCAAGATCGTGGGTTCTGGCGTGGGGGGTATTACCGAGACTGATGCTACGCTGGCTGCGGCATCCAACGCTATCATTCTTGGCTTTAACGTTCGTGCGGATGCCTCTGCACGCCGTATTGTCGAAGCAGAAAGCCTGGATCTGCGTTACTACTCCGTTATCTATGACCTGATCGACGAAGTGAAGCAGGCGATGAGCGGTATGTTGGCGCCGGAATACAAGCAGGAAATTATTGGTCTGGCGGAAGTGCGCGATGTGTTCAAGTCACCGAAGTTTGGCGCTATTGCCGGCTGTATGGTGACAGAAGGGGTGGTGAAACGTCACAACCCGATTCGCGTGCTGCGTGACAACGTAGTTATCTTTGAAGGCGAGCTGGAATCCCTGCGTCGCTTCAAGGACGACGTTAACGAAGTCCGTAATGGTATGGAATGTGGTATCGGCGTGAAAAACTACAACGATGTTCGCACCGGTGACATGATCGAAGTATTTGAAACTATTGAGATCAAGCGCACCATCGAGTGA
- the yrbN gene encoding protein YrbN yields MKMIEYFLDKLCRLAAILK; encoded by the coding sequence ATGAAAATGATTGAGTATTTTCTCGACAAGTTATGTAGACTGGCCGCCATTTTGAAGTGA
- the rbfA gene encoding 30S ribosome-binding factor RbfA — protein sequence MAKEFSRTQRVAQEMQKEIAIIIQREVKDPRVGMATVSGVDVSRDLAYAKVFVTFLNDNDPEQVKTGIKALQDASGFIRMLLGKAMRLRVVPELTFSYDNSLVEGMRMSNLVTSIVKRDAERRAPDADDEQEG from the coding sequence ATGGCAAAAGAATTCAGCCGCACGCAGCGTGTGGCTCAGGAAATGCAAAAAGAAATCGCCATTATCATTCAGCGTGAAGTGAAAGATCCGCGTGTAGGCATGGCGACGGTTTCTGGCGTAGACGTGTCGCGTGATTTGGCTTATGCCAAAGTATTTGTGACCTTTCTGAATGACAACGATCCGGAACAGGTTAAGACGGGAATCAAGGCATTGCAGGATGCGTCCGGTTTTATCCGTATGTTGTTGGGCAAGGCGATGCGTCTGCGTGTGGTGCCTGAACTGACCTTCTCCTATGACAATTCCCTGGTAGAAGGGATGAGGATGTCCAATCTGGTGACCAGCATAGTAAAACGCGATGCTGAGCGTCGTGCACCTGACGCAGATGATGAGCAGGAGGGGTAA
- the truB gene encoding tRNA pseudouridine(55) synthase TruB, with product MSRPRRRGRDIHGVLLLDKPQGASSNDVLQKVKRLFNANKAGHTGALDPLATGMLPVCLGEATKFSRYLLDADKRYRVIARMGQRTDTSDADGNVIQERPVAFTHDMLMQALDSFRGDTQQVPSMYSALKYQGRPLYEYARQGLVVPREARDITVYELQFIRWEADELELEIHCSKGTYIRTIIDDLGEKLGCGAHVMYLRRLQVATYPTERMVTLEQLQTLSEQVQAQQQPIGELLDVLLLPMDTAVQAFPEVNLSLVVAGYLKLGQAVRAAAAPADGMVRITEGDEHRFIGMGEIDDEGRVAPRRLVVEYPVPVDA from the coding sequence ATGTCGCGTCCTCGTCGTCGTGGTCGGGATATCCACGGCGTTCTGCTGCTGGATAAACCGCAAGGGGCATCATCTAACGATGTACTGCAGAAGGTAAAGCGCCTCTTCAATGCTAATAAAGCCGGGCATACCGGTGCGCTGGATCCGCTGGCGACGGGGATGCTGCCGGTATGTCTGGGTGAGGCGACCAAGTTTTCCCGGTATTTGCTGGATGCTGATAAACGTTACCGGGTGATTGCACGTATGGGACAGCGCACCGATACGTCGGATGCTGACGGCAACGTGATTCAGGAGCGTCCAGTTGCCTTTACTCATGACATGTTAATGCAGGCGCTGGATAGTTTCCGCGGCGATACCCAGCAGGTACCGTCGATGTACTCTGCACTGAAATATCAGGGGCGCCCGTTATACGAATATGCCCGTCAGGGGCTGGTTGTGCCGCGGGAAGCGCGTGATATCACTGTTTATGAACTGCAGTTTATCCGCTGGGAAGCCGATGAGCTGGAACTGGAAATCCATTGCTCCAAGGGAACTTATATCCGCACCATCATTGATGATCTGGGTGAAAAACTGGGGTGTGGCGCTCATGTGATGTATCTGCGCCGTTTGCAGGTTGCAACGTATCCTACCGAGCGTATGGTCACCCTGGAACAGTTGCAGACGCTCAGTGAGCAGGTGCAAGCACAGCAACAGCCGATCGGTGAATTGCTGGATGTGCTGCTGTTGCCGATGGATACTGCTGTGCAGGCGTTTCCGGAAGTGAATCTGTCGCTGGTCGTGGCGGGTTACCTCAAGTTGGGCCAGGCGGTACGTGCTGCTGCGGCACCAGCTGATGGCATGGTGCGTATCACCGAGGGGGACGAACACCGGTTTATCGGTATGGGTGAAATTGATGATGAAGGGCGGGTAGCACCACGGCGTCTGGTAGTGGAATACCCTGTGCCGGTAGATGCCTGA
- the pnp gene encoding polyribonucleotide nucleotidyltransferase: MLNPIIRKFQYGQHTVTLETGMMARQATAAVMVSMDDTAVFVTVVGAKHAKPGQDFFPLTVNYQERTYAAGRIPGGFFRREGRPSEGETLISRLIDRPIRPLFPDGFVNEVQVIATVVSVNPQVNPDIVAMIGASAALSLSGIPFNGPIGAARVGYINDQYVLNPTTEELKTSRLDLVVAGTEGAVLMVESEADLLSEDQMLGAVVFGHDQQQVVIENIKALTAEAGKPKWNWQAPEVNVELHNRVQVLSEARLGDAYRITEKQERYAQVDTIKADVVAALLAEDETLDENELRDILGSIEKNVVRSRVLRGEPRIDGREKDMIRGLDVRTGVLPRTHGSALFTRGETQALVTATLGTERDAQSIDELTGERTDRFLLHYNFPPYSVGETGMVGSPKRREIGHGRLAKRGVLAVMPKPEAFPYTVRVVSEITESNGSSSMASVCGASLALMDAGVPIKAAVAGIAMGLVKEGDNFVVLSDILGDEDHLGDMDFKVAGSREGVTALQMDIKIEGITREIMQVALNQAKGARLHILGVMEQAISTPRGDISEFAPRIHTIKISTDKIKDVIGKGGSVIRALTEETGTTIEIEDDGTVKIASTDGEKAKHAIRRIEEITAEIEVGRIYQGKVTRIVDFGAFVAIGGGKEGLVHISQIADKRVEKVTDYLQMGQEVPVKVLEVDRQGRVRLSIKEATTQPQETTPVSEEE; this comes from the coding sequence TTGCTTAATCCGATCATTCGTAAATTCCAGTACGGTCAACATACCGTGACACTGGAAACCGGTATGATGGCCCGCCAGGCCACTGCCGCTGTCATGGTTAGCATGGATGACACTGCGGTATTCGTAACCGTTGTGGGTGCCAAACACGCTAAACCGGGCCAGGATTTCTTCCCGCTGACTGTTAACTATCAAGAGCGTACCTACGCTGCTGGTCGTATTCCCGGTGGTTTCTTCCGCCGTGAAGGCCGTCCGAGCGAAGGCGAAACGCTGATTTCCCGTCTGATCGACCGTCCGATTCGCCCACTGTTCCCAGATGGTTTCGTTAACGAAGTCCAGGTTATCGCCACTGTGGTTTCCGTTAATCCGCAGGTTAACCCGGATATCGTTGCCATGATCGGTGCTTCTGCGGCGCTGAGTCTGTCAGGTATTCCATTCAATGGCCCGATTGGTGCCGCTCGCGTTGGTTATATCAACGATCAGTACGTGCTGAACCCGACGACTGAAGAGCTGAAAACCAGCCGTTTGGATTTGGTCGTTGCAGGTACCGAAGGCGCGGTACTGATGGTGGAATCCGAAGCAGACCTGCTGAGCGAAGATCAGATGCTGGGTGCAGTGGTATTCGGTCATGATCAGCAACAGGTTGTTATCGAGAACATCAAGGCACTGACGGCAGAAGCGGGTAAACCGAAGTGGAACTGGCAGGCGCCGGAAGTGAACGTCGAACTGCACAACCGTGTGCAGGTGCTGTCTGAAGCTCGTCTGGGCGACGCTTATCGCATCACTGAAAAGCAGGAACGCTACGCGCAGGTTGATACCATCAAAGCTGACGTGGTTGCGGCTCTGCTGGCAGAAGATGAAACGCTGGACGAAAACGAACTGCGTGACATCCTCGGCAGCATCGAGAAGAACGTGGTACGTAGCCGCGTGCTGCGTGGCGAACCGCGTATCGATGGTCGTGAAAAAGACATGATCCGGGGTCTGGATGTACGTACTGGCGTGCTGCCGCGTACTCACGGTTCCGCGCTGTTCACCCGTGGTGAAACTCAGGCGTTGGTTACCGCGACGCTGGGTACTGAGCGTGATGCACAGAGCATCGATGAGCTGACTGGCGAGCGTACCGATCGCTTCCTGCTGCACTACAACTTCCCGCCGTACTCTGTAGGTGAAACCGGTATGGTCGGTTCGCCGAAACGCCGCGAAATTGGTCACGGTCGTTTGGCTAAACGTGGTGTACTGGCAGTGATGCCGAAACCGGAAGCCTTCCCGTACACCGTACGTGTTGTGTCTGAAATTACCGAATCCAACGGTTCTTCTTCCATGGCATCCGTATGTGGTGCTTCTCTGGCGTTGATGGATGCCGGCGTGCCGATCAAAGCCGCCGTTGCCGGTATTGCGATGGGCCTGGTAAAAGAAGGCGACAACTTCGTTGTTCTGTCTGACATCCTGGGTGACGAAGACCACCTGGGCGATATGGACTTCAAAGTAGCCGGTAGCCGTGAAGGCGTGACTGCGTTGCAGATGGATATCAAAATCGAAGGTATCACCCGCGAAATCATGCAGGTAGCGCTGAATCAGGCCAAGGGTGCGCGTTTGCACATTCTGGGTGTGATGGAACAGGCTATCAGCACGCCGCGTGGCGATATCTCCGAATTCGCACCGCGTATTCACACTATCAAGATCAGTACCGACAAGATCAAAGATGTGATCGGTAAAGGTGGCTCGGTTATCCGTGCACTGACCGAAGAAACCGGTACGACTATTGAGATCGAAGACGACGGTACGGTGAAGATCGCCTCGACCGACGGCGAAAAAGCCAAACACGCGATTCGTCGTATTGAAGAGATCACGGCTGAAATCGAAGTGGGCCGCATTTATCAGGGTAAAGTGACCCGTATCGTTGATTTTGGGGCTTTTGTTGCCATCGGCGGCGGCAAAGAAGGTCTGGTTCATATTTCTCAGATCGCCGACAAGCGTGTTGAGAAAGTGACTGACTATCTGCAGATGGGCCAGGAAGTACCGGTTAAGGTACTGGAAGTGGACCGTCAGGGTCGTGTCCGTTTGAGCATAAAAGAAGCAACGACTCAACCTCAGGAAACTACTCCGGTTTCCGAGGAAGAATAA